Proteins encoded in a region of the Drosophila sechellia strain sech25 chromosome 2L, ASM438219v1, whole genome shotgun sequence genome:
- the LOC6611758 gene encoding CD63 antigen, with product MSLLTGSANAVKYTLFGFNLIFLITGIILIAVGAGVGAVYTGYKLFLAGKFFSIPTFLIVIGSFIIVISFFGCWGALKENYCLVLSFSVMLAIIFILELAAGISGYVLRNDASDLIKKSLTYSLNEYNSIFPNATTQLWDEIQEEFDCCGVSSYNDWIGAFPNGDLPISCCNVPVGAVGTFTCNNAQASVANRHKVGCLDGFSGYISAHAVSLGAAGVVIAVLQFFGVIFACYIAREIKIRNGITGFM from the exons atgtcGCTACTAACGGGCAGCGCCAATGCTGTGAAGTACACGCTCTTCGGATTTAACTTGATCTTTTTG ATCACTGGCATTATCTTGATTGCCGTGGGAGCCGGAGTTGGCGCCGTCTATACGGGTTATAAGCTCTTCCTGGCCGGAAAGTTCTTCTCGATCCCCACGTTCCTGATCGTGATCGGATCGTTTATCATCGTAATCTCTTTCTTTGGCTGCTGGGGTGCCCTGAAGGAGAACTACTGCCTGGTGCTCAGCTTCTCGGTCATGCTGGCCATCATCTTCATCCTGGAGCTAGCCGCTGGTATCAGTGGCTATGTGCTGCGCAACGACGCCTCCGATTTGATTAAAAAATCCCTGACTTACTCTTTGAACGAGTATAACAGTATCTTTCCGAATGCGACCACCCAACTCTGGGATGAAATCCAGGAGGAGTTCGACTGCTGTGGTGTGAGCTCATACAACGACTGGATCGGCGCCTTCCCCAACGGCGACCTGCCCATCTCTTGCTGCAACGTTCCCGTCGGCGCAGTGGGCACATTCACCTGCAATAATGCTCAGGCCAGCGTGGCAAACCGACACAAAGTCGGATGCCTCGACGGATTCTCCGGATACATTTCCGCCCATGCGGTCAGCCTGGGAGCGGCAGGCGTGGTCATTGCCGTCCTCCAG TTCTTTGGCGTAATCTTTGCCTGCTATATTGCACGTGAGATTAAGATCCGTAATGGCATTACTGGTTTTATGTAG
- the LOC6611759 gene encoding tetraspanin-6 has product MANRELQLNSGMRCAKYMLIIVSFMFALTAILLIMVGTTIQTIFGDFSLFIDGHFSSPPALLIAIGFILIAVATLGAYGAVKESVMVINLYGVCLFLVFILEVSAAIAAFVMQSQVRGMLIRTMNQALAEYEHDPYVESGVDFMQSMLECCGVNEPEDWKDYLSANVNITLGVDDVVVPNSCCGNQPKSLNDSTQMTCMETYDYGCFRKMNFIVSQSAMLIATGATTVAFVQLLGVLCAFMLAKTLRRNKSIREARRWQLQQSLGVLISGGKMAPPQNSAVTGYQQLDNGEQGSHEPYTYTPQSPSVN; this is encoded by the exons ATGGCGAATAGGGAACTGCAGCTGAATTCGGGCATGAGGTGCGCCAAGTACATGCTCATCATCGTGAGCTTCATGTTTGCG CTGACCGCCATCCTCCTGATTATGGTGGGAACTACGATCCAGACCATCTTCGGCGACTTCAGCCTCTTCATCGATGGACACTTCTCGTCGCCACCGGCACTCCTCATTGCCATCGGATTCATTCTGATCGCAGTGGCCACCCTGGGGGCCTATGGAGCCGTCAAGGAGAGTGTGATGGTCATTAATCTG TACGGAGTGTGCCTGTTCCTGGTGTTCATCCTCGAGGTTTCTGCCGCCATCGCCGCCTTCGTGATGCAATCGCAGGTGAGGGGCATGCTGATCCGAACCATGAACCAAGCCCTGGCTGAGTACGAGCACGATCCCTACGTGGAATCTGGAGTGGACTTCATGCAATCTATG CTTGAGTGCTGCGGAGTTAATGAGCCGGAGGACTGGAAGGACTACCTATCCGCCAATGTGAACATCACTCTGGGAGTCGATGACGTGGTGGTGCCCAACTCATGCTGCGGCAACCAACCCAAAAGTCTGAACGACTCCACCCAGATGACCTGTATGGAGACCTACGACTACGGCTGCTTCCGCAAGATGAACTTCATTGTGTCGCAGAGCGCCATGCTGATTGCCACCGGAGCCACCACTGTGGCCTTTGTCCAGCTCCTCGGCGTCCTCTGCGCCTTCATGCTGGCCAAGACGCTGCGCCGCAACAAGTCCATCCGCGAGGCCCGCCGCTGGCAGCTGCAGCAGAGCCTCGGCGTCCTCATCTCCGGCGGAAAGATGGCTCCGCCCCAGAATTCCGCTGTCACCGGCTATCAGCAGTTGGACAACGGAGAGCAGGGCTCCCACGAACCCTACACCTACACGCCCCAGAGTCCCAGCGTTAACTAG